TGCGATATTAAAATGCCCAAGATGGACGGCCTGGAAGTGCTGGAGCGCGCGACTATTCTGGTGCCCGACACGCCCTTCATCATGATCTCGGCGCACGGTACCATAGACACCGCCGTTGAAGCCACCAAAAAAGGCGCTTATGATTTTCTGGTGAAACCCCCAGACCTCAACCGCCTGCTGGTTTCTGTGCGCAACGCCCTGGACAAAGCCCATCTGGTAACTGAAACCAAGACTCTCAAAAAGAAGATTTCCAAGACATTCGAAATGGTGGGCGCCTCCCCGGCTTTGGGAAAAGTAAAGTCTGCCATTGCCAAAGTGGCCCCTACAGATGCCCGCGTACTCATTACCGGACCCAACGGTGCGGGTAAGGAACTGGTGGCCCGCTCGCTGCATGAACAAAGCAGCCGTGCCCAAGGCCCCATGGTAGAAGTAAACTGCGCCGCCATTCCTAGTGAACTGATTGAAAGCGAGTTGTTTGGACATGAGAAAGGGTCCTTTACCTCTGCCGTGAAACAGCGCATTGGCAAATTTGAGCAGGCCAACGGTGGCACTCTGTTTCTGGACGAGATTGGCGACATGAGCCTTTCTGCCCAAGCCAAAGTGCTCCGTGCCCTGCAAGAGCATAAGATTACCCGCGTGGGCGGCGACAAAGACATTACCGTAGACGTGCGCGTGGTGGCGGCCACCAACAAAAACCTGCTGGAAGAGATTGAGGCCAAGAACTTCCGGGAAGATTTGTACCACCGCCTGAGCGTGATCCTTATTCATGTACCGCCCTTGAATGACCGCCGCGAAGACATTCCAGACCTGGTGGAGAAGTTCTTGCAAGACGTGGCCCGCGACTACGGCAACAAGCCCAAAGCCATCTCCCCTGAAGCCCTCACCTACCTGCAGAACCTGGACTGGCGCGGCAATGTGCGCGAACTCCGCAACGTGGTAGAGCGCCTGGTCATTATGAGCGAAGACACCATCACTGAAGAAGACGCCCGGCAGTTCGCCAAGTAGGATTCGTCAATACATTTCAACCGAGCGCCACCTAAAGTCCATTTGGGTGGCGCTTTCGTTTTTGCGCTGTTTTCCGGGAAACAGCCCAAAAACGGTTACTACCCCGGGCAAATTGGACTTACAATTGACTCTTTTAAATCATCCAGAAAATCATATCTTGTCCTAGAAATTAATGCTTGGAAAAAGTCCACTTCCAGACATAGAGTGAACTCAGCCTATAGTGCAGATAAGCCGGACAGTTCGGTTTATCTGCACTAGTTAGGCGTAAATAACAAAGTATAGAATGGGAGTAATTAGACTAATATTGTTCTTGCTGATTCTAATTCCGACAACAGCTTACTCTCAAGTAGACTATGATAAGATTAAGCAAAAAGGGTTAGAACCAATCACCATCGACACAGTCAATGAAGACGTGCTGATTGTAGAGAAACGCTTTGGCACTCTATACTTTAAAAAAGCAGATGTCAGGAAGTATGCTATTCCTCATAATAATCTAGGTGTTCGCATTGACCAGCATCATGATAACTTATTGAAAATAGTAAATACATCTGGTAACACAAGGCTAGTGGACTGGTGGAATGACTATACAGACGAAGAAAGGCAAAGCATCCATGGTAATCCCAATTTTGTGAACGATCACAAGAAAGCCCTATCAGAGCTTTACTATGTCGGAGCCGACTTGATTCATGACGGGAAATTTATGGTCGTAGATAAATCCTCAGGTGAAGAAGTTAGAAAAAGGCTTAAAATGAAAAGAGTTAAAGGGTTGTATGGGAGCCGCTATGTGGAGTTCCTCTTGCCAAACGGTCAGAAATTTTGGCACCTAGTAACCCGCCTTGGAGAATAGAACTACTTAGCCCAACAAGGTTTATACCCTATGCCTCAGCCGATGGCCTCGCACAAGGTATACACGAACACGTTGGCAGAAATTAATAATAATACAGTTGGAGTTTAAAGAAGAACAAGAAATTGAGAATGCTGCAGCAGTAGTCAATCACTTTGGTTATTGGCCTTCATTTCACGACTCCGAAGTCCTTTCGATTAAATTTGAAAGGAGCCTTGAAATGGGGATGCCTACCGTGGAAATGAAAGTCTATGCTTTTGAAATGACCGACAAAGTGATAGATGGTTATTATGAAATGGTCAAATTCTGCATCATCGACTTTTTGTTTATCGACTTACAGACAAGTGACATACAGGATTTCAATCATCAGAACGCAGTCCTTGGACTGGACTTTGTAAAGGAAGGCGAGGACTTAAAATGTGAAATTCATGCAGCGTATGGTGTTGATGGACAATTAACTTCCAGAAAAATCAGAGTAGTAAGTGTAGAGCATATAGAAAAATAACTACCCCTAACAATAGCTAAACGTCACCTCGGCCGACGGCCTCGCCGCCGTTTACACTAGACGTTAATGCAATACTATCCTCAAACAAAAACACAAACAATGGCACTTATCAACCCGCACATCAACTTCAATGGAAACGCCGAGGAGGCCTTCAATTTTTACAAATCAGTATTCGGGGGAGAGTTCGCCAGGATAGTGCGTTTCAGAGATTTCACCAGCGCTGAATACCCAATGGCAGAAAGCGAAGCAGAAAAGATCATGCACATAGCGCTGCCCATCGGGCAAAACATGCTCATGGCCAATGATGTGCCGGCGAGCATGGGGCGGGTGGATGAAAATGAGAACCGGTCCAAAATCTCCGTCAGCACCGAAAGCCGCGAAGAGGCGGAAAGAATTTACAACGGCCTTTCAGAAGGAGGAACCGTGGAGATGCCCATGGAGGACAGCCCCTGGGGCTCGTATTTTGGAATGTTCAGAGACAAATACGGCATTGAATGGATGATAGAATTTGACCCTAATAGCCGCACGAAAGTATAGGCAAGCCTTTAAAAGCGATTCCTTAATTTCGAGAAGAAGGCAGATAAACACTCATTTGGTAGTTCTGTAGTCCTTAGAAATTTGCGCTTCTAATGTATTACAGTGCTTACAGCTTTCTTTTACAGCAAAGCTCCCAAACAAGGAGAATGCCCAGCTGTTAGCTTTTAGCTATTTACAAAATTACGCTATTCAATCCTTTCGTTTTTGGGCCGTTTCCCAGAAAACAGCCCAAAAACGATCTTCTGGAGGAAAGGCTGTTAGCATTCGCGTTGTTAGACTTATCTTTGTAAACCAGTTGACTAAACGCTGGCCGCTTTTGCTTTTGTCCTCACTTAACCCTCCCCTTCCAAAGTATTTCATTCCGTTTCAGGAGGCTGATTTGGTAGGGCGTTTGCCAGAAAAATTTACTTGTCCCTTTGACCGTCAACCGCATGCTGTGGCTAAGATGGCAGCGGTGCAATTGCAAATTCATTTACAGGAACAACGGGTTTGGGAGCATAACTTCGGATTGAGGAATGGTCAAGAAGGACCCGTGATTGGGAAGATGTTTGGTGTGCTGGTTGTTCAGGCAGAGCAAGGTGAGTTAGGTTTTCTGGCGGCTTTTTCTGGGAAACTGGCAGGGAGCAACCACCATGCGTATTTCGTGCCGCCCGTGTTTGACAGCCTCACCGAAGGCAGTTTCCTGAACCTGGGCATGGCAGCCCTCACCCAGCTCAACAACCAGATTAAAGCGCTTTCAACAGAAACGCCAACGGTCGGCAACCAAGTCCTACAAGCGGAGCTTATGGCGCAAAGAAAATTGCATTCATTGGCATTGCAGGAGCAGCTTTTTGAGGAGTACCATTTCTTGAACCAAGGCGGTGAGGTGAAGACTTTGCGCCAGTTGTTCAAGAAAGAATCTGGCAAAAACCCGCCCGCCGGAGCTGGTGAATGCGCTGGCCCTAAACTTTTGCAGTACGCTTTTCAGCACAAACTACAACCTCTGGCCATGGCTGAATTCTGGTGGGGACAATCGCCTAAATCAGTACACTGGCAGCATGGCCATTTCTACCCCGCCTGCCAGGAAAAATGCGCTCCTATCTTGGCGCACATGCTGCAAGGATTGATTGATTGATTGATTGATTGATTGATTGATTGACTGACCTTACAACCAATGGACAAGCCAATGCGCTTCCATTAGAAATCACCGGTAGGTAGCCTGCCAATAAATAGCCTAGCTTTATGAATTTCCGTTTTTGGCCTGTTTTCCAGAAAACAAGGTAAAAACGGCATTGGATACTGCTTTTATCTTAAGCCTATCCATGAGAGTTTCCAAAACCTCTTCTAAACAACGGGTGCGACTGGTTTCTCTTTATTGGACCCGTAGGCAATTTGGTTGATCATGCCTTTGAAGATGAAACCATGAAACGGCAGCACGGCGTACCAATACAACCTTCCCCATAAACCCAAAGGCCTGAACGTGGCGGTCTGCTCCAGCATATGGTCGGTGATTTTGAATTCCAGCCAAGCCTCTCCGGGCAGTTTCATCTCGGCGTACAGGAGCAGGCGCTGCTGCTTTTTGCTGGCCAGCAACACGCGCCAGAAATCCAGCGTATCTCCGGCCTGTATCTTGGTGGGGCTCCGCCTGCCGCGCCTCAGACCTACGCCGCCTACCAGTTTGTCCATCAGTCCCCTGAGCCCCCAAAGCCAGTTGCCATAATACCAGCCGTTCTGTCCACCAATGGCCCAAATCCTTTGCAAAACCACCTCTGGATCTGCCACGTGCACTTTCCGGACGTCACGGTAACAACCGTTTACGGGCGTCTCAATATGCTGGGCAATGCCTTTGCTGAGGATGTTGCTGCTCAAGGCATCTTTCCAGCTAGATACTACTTCATTCTGCTCAATCCGGTCAAAGGCCTGTTCAATGGCCTGGGTATAGGTGATGAGTTGAATGCCCAGGGTTTGAGCCAGGTGGTTGGGCGTGCAGACCATCTCTACCTTCATGCTGTCCACCAGGTTTCTGGCCAGATTATAGGACGTGGCCGTGACAAAATAAAGCCAGTAAGAAGATAGCCTGGGCGTCATGACCGGTACAATGAAGATGCGGCGTGTGAGGCCACGCACCCGGGCAAAACGCAAAAGCATCTCTTTGTACGTTAGGATGTCAGGGCCGCCAATGTCAAAACTCTGGTGGTAGGTTTCCTGCCGAAGCATCACTCCCGCCAGAAACTCAATCACATTCCGAATGGCAATAGGCTGACAGTGGGTGTTGAGCCAGCGCGGGGCAATCATGACGGGCAGTTTCTCCACCAAATCACGGATGATCTCAAAAGAAGCGCTGCCCGAACCCACAATGATGCCTGCCCGCAGCGTGGTCAAAGGCGTCTTCCCCGATGCCAGTATTTGCTCCACCTGCCGCCGGGACTGCAGGTGCTTGGATAGATGCCGTTCATTGATGATACCGCTCAGGTAAACCACTTGCTGTACGTTGGTCTGCTCCATGGCCTTCACAAAATTACGCGCAGCCGTTGCTTCCAGGCTGGAGAAATCACCGGTGGTGGAAGCCATGGAATGAATGAGGTAAAAGGCCACGTCCACTTCCGCAGGAAGGGAGGCTAACGTCTCTTGCCGTAGAAAATCAACCTCTATTACCTGGAGCAGCTCAGTGTTTAAGGCCTCCTCCGGAAACCGGTTCAGATCCCGCACGCAACAGACCACCTCATGGCCCGCTTCTAAGAGCACGGGCAGCAATCTTCTGGCAATGTATCCGGTGGCCCCCGTCAAAAGAATTTTCATGCTGCTGCTCCGTAATAGTGGGAATAAGAACCAAGGCATAAAGGACGCGTCTCCTCCAATCTGCCTCCTTTACCAAACAGGTGGTACGGTCAATTGTTGCAGAAACCTCTCCCACCATTTATGTCAATTAAAGACAAGGCTCATAGGTAGTGTTCCCCGTTTTTAGGCTATTTTCTGGAAAACAGCCTAAAAACGGGGAACACGCGCCCTCTTAACATTAAAAACGAATAAGAAGATAGGGAGATACAAAAAGCAACAGCAGTTGTTAGCCCACCAACAAGTTACACCCTCTAATATCTGAGTTGTCAAATCTACCTAGCACTTCAAAGGTGCCATCTGTGTAGAGTTTGCCCAGATCTTTGGTCTCTATGAAAGCGCAGGAATCAGCGTTGGCCAGGTCTATCACGTTGATGCCGCCAGATGCGGGACCTCTGGTAACGGCAAACGGGTCGTTCACGTCACGCACCAACACCTGCAGCGTTCTGGACGGTTGGAAAATGCCCTGGCCTGTAGAATAGGCCTGGGACAGCAATTCGGTCATGCCATATTCAGAGTGAATGGCCTCCACGCCAAAGGCAGTGGTTAAGATGTGATGCAGTTCTTCGCGCACCATTTCGCGGCGGCGACCTTTCATGCCGCCGGTCTCAAATACGGTAAGGCCAGAAAATTCTCCCGGGCTTAGGTCCTCCGCCAGGTCCAGCAACGCGTACGTCACGCCAAATAGATAAATCTTCTGGCCGGCGGCTTTGGCCTGGGCCACGGCCGCTCTCAAGTCTTGGTGGTTGTGCAGGTAAAAACCTGTCTGCTGCTGACCGGTGGTTTTAATGAAATGATCAATCATCATCACCAGTGATGAATCTCCCTGCTCCAGGTAAGAAGGCAGCAAGGCCAGAACCACAGTTCCTTTGAGCGGGCCATACGTGTCTTCAAACAAGGTCTGGGCGTGGCGGCAATAGAAGTCTGGGTTGGCTACCAGGTGGCGGCTGCGCTGTTGCAGGGTGGTGCCACTGCTTAAGAAAATGGTTTTCGGTTCAAAGGAATGAGATACTACCGGGTGCGTCTTGAAGAACTCAATGGGCAAAAACGGTATTTGCTCCAGACCTTCTACTTTTTCAATGGCGTGCGGCAAGCCCTGTAAAAAAGAAGCATAGACCTGGTTTTCCTTGGCCTGATACCTGAAAAGCTCCAAGGCGGCCTCCTCAAAGGCATCTGGGGTAAGCGAAGAAAGTTTGGATTTGAAATCTTGGATAAAAGCCATAGCAGGCATTAAAATTACTACAACAAAGTACGCAACTAAGCGTTAGGAAATCTAACTTAGGTGTTATTTCTTGCGCCATGATCCGTCACAAAATCATCTATTCGCTTTTGGCAGGGTTGAGCCTTCTTGGGTTTGCGGCTTGCCAGGATGCCCCAGATTTTTCTAACACGCCCAGCATTGAATATCGTGGCAATCTGCATTATTCCTTCCGGGACAAGAACGGCGTGGTGTGGGACACCATTCAGCACGTGCTTAGGTTCACCGACGGAGACGGCAACATTGGCCTCTCAGACAAGGATGACCCGGCCATCAATGACTACTTCAGCGAGTTGTACTTAAAACGGAATGGCGTCTTCACCCAAATCTATGCACGGTTGGCGGTGAGACCCGCGAACCCCATCAGGTACTACGGTCGCATTCCGCTTTTAAATACCACAGATCGCATTGAACCCCTGGAGGGCGACATCAAATACGGCGTCAGATTAAGGAAAGACACTCCCATTGAATATCCTTCTAACGGTGGTTTCGTTGAAAGCACCTTGAAAACCGGAGATACCATCAGGTTTGACTTCTACATCAAAGACCGAAGCGGCAATACCAGCAACAAGGTAGAATCACCGGAAATCATCCTGAAACTAGACCAATGACCGTTAGTGAATCTTCATAAAAGAGAAAGGCCCGTTTGATTGTCAAACGGGCCTTTCTCTTTTATGAAATCCAAGGACTACATGATCGCCGGAAACGCTTCTGGGTCTGCCTCATGCATGATGGCATAAACTGTTTCAAACACATCTTCTACGTTCGGTTTGGAGAAGTAATCCCCGTCTGAAGAATACGGAGGTCTATGGTCATGCGCCGACAAGGCTTGTGGCTTAGAATCTAACCAGCGCCAGGCTTCCTGCTCATCTACTACTTTCTGCATCATAAAGCCGGTGGCTCCGCCAGAAACATCTTCATCTGCAAACAGTACACGGCTGGTCTTCCGTATAGAGTCTGTGATGGTGTGATGGATATCAAACGGCAACAAGGTTTGTACGTCCATTACCTCGGCTGAAATGCCAAACTCCTGTAATTGCTCGGCGGCGTCCAAGACAATGCGGCACATAGATCCGTAGGTGACAATGGTAATGTCCGTGCCAGCGCGCAAAATCTCAGGCTGTCCTAATGGAACGGTAAACTCGCCCACGTTGGCCGGAATACGCTCTTTTAAGCGATAGCCGTTCAGGCACTCAATTACCAAAGCCGGCTCATCTGACTTAAGCAAAGTGTTATAGAAACCGGCGGCCTGGGTCATGTTACGCGGCACCAGAACGTGCATGCCCCTTAAGCTGTTCAGAATCATGCCCATGGGTGAACCAGAGTGCCAGATGCCTTCCAGTCTATGACCGCGGGTACGCACAATCAAAGGGGCCTTCTGTCCGCCTTTGGTGCGGTACTGCAAGCAAGCCAGGTCATCAGACAGAATCTGGATGGCATACAGCAGGTAATCTAAATATTGAATCTCAGTGATAGGACGCAAACCACGTAGCGCGGCGCCTATGCCCTGCCCTACAATGGTACACTCCCTAATTCCAGTATCCGTTACTCTAATCTCGCCGTATTTTTCCTGCAAGCCGGCAAAAGCCTGGTTCACGTCGCCAATCTTTCCTACGTCTTCACCAATGGCAAATACGCGCGGGTCACGGGCCAGAATGGCGTCAAAGCAGGCCTGCAATACTTCGCGGGCATCTACGGTGGGGCTATCCTCGGTGTATTCTGGTTTGATTTCCTCTACCAGCAGGGCAGATTCTTCAGACTGGCTGTATAAATAAGAGTTGAAACGGTCTGCGTTTTCGCCCTGGGCAGTTTCCAGCCATTTCACCAGGTCGTTTTTAGCCGCGCTTCTCACAGTACGCACGTAGCGCAAGGCTTTGCGCGCAGCTTTTACCGCGTCTGATCTAATAGGAACGGTGGTTTTTTCTAACTCTTCCTTGATGGCGGCTACTTCAGAAGCGTGGGCCTCA
The nucleotide sequence above comes from Nibribacter ruber. Encoded proteins:
- a CDS encoding SDR family oxidoreductase, giving the protein MKILLTGATGYIARRLLPVLLEAGHEVVCCVRDLNRFPEEALNTELLQVIEVDFLRQETLASLPAEVDVAFYLIHSMASTTGDFSSLEATAARNFVKAMEQTNVQQVVYLSGIINERHLSKHLQSRRQVEQILASGKTPLTTLRAGIIVGSGSASFEIIRDLVEKLPVMIAPRWLNTHCQPIAIRNVIEFLAGVMLRQETYHQSFDIGGPDILTYKEMLLRFARVRGLTRRIFIVPVMTPRLSSYWLYFVTATSYNLARNLVDSMKVEMVCTPNHLAQTLGIQLITYTQAIEQAFDRIEQNEVVSSWKDALSSNILSKGIAQHIETPVNGCYRDVRKVHVADPEVVLQRIWAIGGQNGWYYGNWLWGLRGLMDKLVGGVGLRRGRRSPTKIQAGDTLDFWRVLLASKKQQRLLLYAEMKLPGEAWLEFKITDHMLEQTATFRPLGLWGRLYWYAVLPFHGFIFKGMINQIAYGSNKEKPVAPVV
- a CDS encoding sigma-54-dependent transcriptional regulator — protein: MPKILIIDDERSIRYTLKEILEYESYIVDEAEDGEKGLELLQKTKYDVVLCDIKMPKMDGLEVLERATILVPDTPFIMISAHGTIDTAVEATKKGAYDFLVKPPDLNRLLVSVRNALDKAHLVTETKTLKKKISKTFEMVGASPALGKVKSAIAKVAPTDARVLITGPNGAGKELVARSLHEQSSRAQGPMVEVNCAAIPSELIESELFGHEKGSFTSAVKQRIGKFEQANGGTLFLDEIGDMSLSAQAKVLRALQEHKITRVGGDKDITVDVRVVAATNKNLLEEIEAKNFREDLYHRLSVILIHVPPLNDRREDIPDLVEKFLQDVARDYGNKPKAISPEALTYLQNLDWRGNVRELRNVVERLVIMSEDTITEEDARQFAK
- a CDS encoding pseudouridylate synthase; translated protein: MAAVQLQIHLQEQRVWEHNFGLRNGQEGPVIGKMFGVLVVQAEQGELGFLAAFSGKLAGSNHHAYFVPPVFDSLTEGSFLNLGMAALTQLNNQIKALSTETPTVGNQVLQAELMAQRKLHSLALQEQLFEEYHFLNQGGEVKTLRQLFKKESGKNPPAGAGECAGPKLLQYAFQHKLQPLAMAEFWWGQSPKSVHWQHGHFYPACQEKCAPILAHMLQGLID
- a CDS encoding VOC family protein; this encodes MALINPHINFNGNAEEAFNFYKSVFGGEFARIVRFRDFTSAEYPMAESEAEKIMHIALPIGQNMLMANDVPASMGRVDENENRSKISVSTESREEAERIYNGLSEGGTVEMPMEDSPWGSYFGMFRDKYGIEWMIEFDPNSRTKV
- a CDS encoding alpha-ketoacid dehydrogenase subunit alpha/beta, with the protein product MQTVERTNQLSLSVDEMLQDYRIACESRQASLAGRKEVFMGKAKFGIFGDGKEVAQLAMAKFFRNGDFRSGYYRDQTFMFAIGALTLQQYFAQLYAHTDVEQEPSTAGRAMNGHFGTRLLDEEGNWKRQTDTKNSSSDISPTGGQMPRLLGLAYASKLYRQNPELHQFEDFSINGNEIAYGTIGNASTSEGMFFEAINAAGVLQVPMLMSVWDDGYGISVPAHYQTTKGSISEILAGFQRNASGEQGYEIYKVKGWDYAGLCEVYQQASAVCREEHVPVLVHVEEVTQPQGHSTSGSHERYKSQDRLAWEAEFDCIKQMRMWLLENGFATEADLDQIETEAKEAVKVARVAAWNAFNEGIVTDHKECVQLLENLSGSIEAHASEVAAIKEELEKTTVPIRSDAVKAARKALRYVRTVRSAAKNDLVKWLETAQGENADRFNSYLYSQSEESALLVEEIKPEYTEDSPTVDAREVLQACFDAILARDPRVFAIGEDVGKIGDVNQAFAGLQEKYGEIRVTDTGIRECTIVGQGIGAALRGLRPITEIQYLDYLLYAIQILSDDLACLQYRTKGGQKAPLIVRTRGHRLEGIWHSGSPMGMILNSLRGMHVLVPRNMTQAAGFYNTLLKSDEPALVIECLNGYRLKERIPANVGEFTVPLGQPEILRAGTDITIVTYGSMCRIVLDAAEQLQEFGISAEVMDVQTLLPFDIHHTITDSIRKTSRVLFADEDVSGGATGFMMQKVVDEQEAWRWLDSKPQALSAHDHRPPYSSDGDYFSKPNVEDVFETVYAIMHEADPEAFPAIM
- a CDS encoding Imm50 family immunity protein, with protein sequence MEFKEEQEIENAAAVVNHFGYWPSFHDSEVLSIKFERSLEMGMPTVEMKVYAFEMTDKVIDGYYEMVKFCIIDFLFIDLQTSDIQDFNHQNAVLGLDFVKEGEDLKCEIHAAYGVDGQLTSRKIRVVSVEHIEK
- a CDS encoding acyl-CoA synthetase family protein; its protein translation is MAFIQDFKSKLSSLTPDAFEEAALELFRYQAKENQVYASFLQGLPHAIEKVEGLEQIPFLPIEFFKTHPVVSHSFEPKTIFLSSGTTLQQRSRHLVANPDFYCRHAQTLFEDTYGPLKGTVVLALLPSYLEQGDSSLVMMIDHFIKTTGQQQTGFYLHNHQDLRAAVAQAKAAGQKIYLFGVTYALLDLAEDLSPGEFSGLTVFETGGMKGRRREMVREELHHILTTAFGVEAIHSEYGMTELLSQAYSTGQGIFQPSRTLQVLVRDVNDPFAVTRGPASGGINVIDLANADSCAFIETKDLGKLYTDGTFEVLGRFDNSDIRGCNLLVG